GGAACTAGACTCTCccatataaaaattttcaaactCCAAATCTTGATTACAAGGCATTGTGAGATTCTTGTAACACATAGgacaaaataaattaatatatacGCATACGTTAACATTGAATTAAAGACTGGAGTTACCTCTGGTTTATTCTTATAGCATCAAGACATATACCAATAACATGGACGGACTACATCACATAGTATATTCATCTTCCATCTGATGagcaaaaattattatggGGAAAAATTGGCGGGTAATTATATAAGAAAAATGTACTCATTTTGTCCTTTGGAATAAGGGATTTAAAGATGAATTTTCGATAGTTGTGTtacaatttaaattataaatgcATACAATCTAAAGTTACCATTTATTGAGgaaattgatttatataatagTGTGTACaacatatatttgaaattgaatttgCATAAAACTATACCCCACCCCCACCTTTTAAGGAACAAGAAGTGTGTAGTATTAACTttacatttaaattttgattattctAAGCTGACTTTCGGTATTATAAAATAGacttatataattaattgtaTAATTGAAGGAAAGATGGCGCAtctattaaattcattagaTTCAGGGTATCAGAGCTTCTATATTgacaaaaataaagatgaaaCTTGGTTATCGAGAACATATAACGATACTcatgaatttaaaattcaaCTTAAAAAGTTAAAGGCACATTTGAACAAATGCATTCAAGATGCTGAAGAAGACGAACTAAATGCTACAGGAAATgttaaaaacattaataatgagaaggaaattttaaaaagagCTAAAAAGAGAGGTTTGGTTATTAGTAAACTAAATAAAGCATCAAGACAGTGGAATAATAATGTCACGAAACAAGTCAAACTATCAGGAATTcaatacaataaatttaaaaaccAAACTAACATGAAATCGCATAACGGTGATCTTGATTCagtttatattaataaaatttcagaaGAATACAAgaatgatatttatttagCAATTGGTTATCATATTGCTAGATATGGTTTAGGTGAGATGCAGACAGTAAAAAGGAATGAAATAGAAACGTACTTAAAAGATGTTTACGGATTGGATGAAAAGGTAGCagctatatatatatctatgacggagaaaataaacaatataaagACCTACAATACGAAGGATTGCATTAATGATTACGATAAAAattcagatatatattttgaaatctatttattagatataatgatattgatcaaagataaaaatatactaacCACACTAGAATACTTGAGAAAGAGTACTTCAAGAagcttcttcaataataaatcaagTATCATTGTCGAAAAAATATCACCATTCTTAACAAAAGTAATGTTAGGACTCGAagttgaaaatattgatgaattgCTAAATCAACAAGTGGATATATGTGTTGATCTTGTTTCAAAAGATTATTGTAAACAGAATAAAATCTCGTTTGATTCTTCATTGTTTTCAATCATATTGAGTGGTATAATATCATTACAGTTTTTTATTAAGTATAATAACATCCAAAAGGCATTGCATGTCGATTGGACTACAAAAAATGAACTACCATTTAATGTTAAATTACCTGAAAGTGTATCCAAATTTCATTCGATATTCATATGTCCGGTTTTGAAAGAAGAGACTACTATAGAAAATCCACCTTATTCTTTACCTTGTCACCATGTTATTTCAAGGAAGGCTCTAGATAagttatcaaaaaatggaacaatatcatttaaatgtCCATATTGTCCTGTAGCGGCAACAATTTCTAAAACTATGAAAGTaaatttcatattattataaagtAAGCATGTGTATAGCGTTTATAGTATTAATACATTATTATAGTTTGgaagatttaaatattcaaatagtCAGCAGCCAATAATAGTTCCAAGGAAAGCTCTGTGGGAATTTCAAATTCCGGAATATCAACTTTAGTTGGATCCTCATCTTTATACTTAAAATtgtaatttaaataatcaacAATAACTGCTAAAACGGGAGAATCGAAATTAGTTAACGTGATTTTTCCACTGTTTTCAATGAAAGGGCTATCCACCATCGCTTTTAGGGTTTGTGATATGATTATGACTTCTTTAGGAACTTCAAATTCAACATTATCTTTCGACACTAGGGTTATAATATCCATTCTCCGAGGCTTTACGATATTTGATTGTAAAAGACTATTAATATAGTTAagttgaatttatttttggaGTTACAAAATCATAGTGTCTAACAGAAGTAATCTATATTGTCGTATATGTCAATATATAGCagaaacaatatattttaaaatgaaaattccAAAACTTTATGCTCAAATTACTCAATGTGCATCTATTTCGGACTATTCCAAGTAATTTTAACATTAAGAATAAAAACAGggaaatatttgaaaatgacGATACTGTGCAACAGAAGAAAAGGATAAGTTAAGTAAGAAGATTTTGTGGGTTCTATACGTTGTATACGCTTAGTGCTTTATATTAAGGTAACGCTAACTACTTAATATACATGATATTCTGATGGCAAACAATCCAAGTTTAAATTGGGAAAAGCTCCAAAATGTTTTTTATCGAAAGATTGAACTATGTGAACTGAAGAGTCTGTTTCAAAAAGTGAATAAGAATGCATTTGCAACTAATACTGCTGCAACTATTATTGGTGATCGACTTCATATAATGGATTATAACTCCGAAATATTGCTTACTATAAATGTTGATCGATTTGAAAACATAAAGGAGATCTCCTTCGATCATAAAGAAAGACctgttattattacttCAGAAGCTATTCATGTCATTACAAATTTTTTACCGTTAGAGATTGAAAAGACTATCAGTGATTTCAATGATTCttctgaaatattattttataagCAAGGATATgtaatttcatcaaaatctcaaaatatttataaacaCGAGAATGGAAAATTAAAACTCTTGTATACTAATGTGGATAAGTATCTACTAACGACAGAAGAGCATTGggatataaataatgatcAGATTATTTTACTTGATCAGAATCATGTATTTAGATTTGATTtgacaaaaaataatttaggATGTATTAAAACAAACTCATCATGGCAAAGAGTGATTATCTCTACAGAAGGATTTATCTGTCtctttaatgaaaaatttcgtaaattacaaatatttaaaagtgCGACGCATGTTTCAGCAGAATATACATTAGATTCATCTCCTTTGAAAATTGCATGGTGTGGCAATGACACTATAGCTTGTGTATTTGATCATGAGGTTAGACTATTTGGACCAGGAGACTCTTATGTAACATTTTGGTATCCAAGTACTCCAATTGGATTATTTACAGAAGTAGATGGCATTAAAGTAATTGCAGGTAAAGAATTTAGTTTAATTGGCAGGGTTCCTGAACACACTTCGAATGTCTTTAAAATTGGTTCAACAGAAGCTGCTGCTGTCCTCTTGGACTCTCAAGAAAACTTAGACAACTATTTGCCAAAGTCAATTGCTAATTTGAGAGTAATTGATCTTCCAAAAGCCGTCACAGATTGTATAAATGCAAGTGTCGACGAATTTGATGTATCAttgcaaaaaatattattggaAGCATCAAGCTTTGGCAAAGCCTCGATAATTAAGGCTTCATTTGACTCTGAATTATTCGTTAAAGCATGTGAACGTataaaacttttaaattatcttaGAAAAATTGGTATACTGGTTACCAATGACGAGTACAACCACTTGACATTTGATAGGGTATGTGATATACTAAAATTAAGGAATAACTATTACGAATGTCTCCAAATATgcaaaattacaaaaaacATCACAAAGactgaaaatatttttatagaCTGGGCTTGCACAAAAGTACTAACTTCTGTTGATCAGAGCGATGATTCTTTATACGATTCAATTACTCTAAGGCAGAAGGAGATTCCTAACGGTCAGAGAGTAAGTATGATAAATATTGCCCATACTGCATTTCTAGAAGGTAGACTAGGTTTAGCAAGGAAACTAATGTTACTAGAAAATAGACCTGAACTAAAAACAATGGGTTTACTTGAACTGGATGATGATAACATGGCATTACAAGAAGTAATGAAGACCTACAGTCCCGAATTGATTCTATcacttttattaaaatgcCGTCCAAAACTTACAGTGGCTCAATTTACCAAATTGCTAATACTGGGAATGTCTGacaatcaaatattcttatattttgCGGAATCTGATAAGGAATTCCTATTCGATTTTTTTAGGCAACAAGATAATTACGTTGATTTAGCTCGTCTATTTGTATTTCAAGGAGTTAAAAATGGATCTCTTCAGCCGTTTTTGCCACAAATACGTGATTTGTATGCAAAGACAGGAAGTAATTCAATAGTTAAGGAAAATATCCAACTTTTTGAGAagcaaaataaattatggGATTACCAAGAGAACTTATCTTCgatttttaatgaaaatttcaCTAATCTAACACTTGATAAAACACTCagtaaattaattgaaatgaaAATGGACAAACAAGTCA
The nucleotide sequence above comes from Tetrapisispora phaffii CBS 4417 chromosome 3, complete genome. Encoded proteins:
- the RMD5 gene encoding ubiquitin-protein ligase RMD5 (similar to Saccharomyces cerevisiae RMD5 (YDR255C); ancestral locus Anc_8.495); this encodes MAHLLNSLDSGYQSFYIDKNKDETWLSRTYNDTHEFKIQLKKLKAHLNKCIQDAEEDELNATGNVKNINNEKEILKRAKKRGLVISKLNKASRQWNNNVTKQVKLSGIQYNKFKNQTNMKSHNGDLDSVYINKISEEYKNDIYLAIGYHIARYGLGEMQTVKRNEIETYLKDVYGLDEKVAAIYISMTEKINNIKTYNTKDCINDYDKNSDIYFEIYLLDIMILIKDKNILTTLEYLRKSTSRSFFNNKSSIIVEKISPFLTKVMLGLEVENIDELLNQQVDICVDLVSKDYCKQNKISFDSSLFSIILSGIISLQFFIKYNNIQKALHVDWTTKNELPFNVKLPESVSKFHSIFICPVLKEETTIENPPYSLPCHHVISRKALDKLSKNGTISFKCPYCPVAATISKTMKVNFILL
- the ELC1 gene encoding elongin C (similar to Saccharomyces cerevisiae ELC1 (YPL046C); ancestral locus Anc_8.494), producing the protein MDIITLVSKDNVEFEVPKEVIIISQTLKAMVDSPFIENSGKITLTNFDSPVLAVIVDYLNYNFKYKDEDPTKVDIPEFEIPTELSLELLLAADYLNI
- the VPS16 gene encoding tethering complex subunit VPS16 (similar to Saccharomyces cerevisiae VPS16 (YPL045W); ancestral locus Anc_8.493), with the protein product MANNPSLNWEKLQNVFYRKIELCELKSLFQKVNKNAFATNTAATIIGDRLHIMDYNSEILLTINVDRFENIKEISFDHKERPVIITSEAIHVITNFLPLEIEKTISDFNDSSEILFYKQGYVISSKSQNIYKHENGKLKLLYTNVDKYLLTTEEHWDINNDQIILLDQNHVFRFDLTKNNLGCIKTNSSWQRVIISTEGFICLFNEKFRKLQIFKSATHVSAEYTLDSSPLKIAWCGNDTIACVFDHEVRLFGPGDSYVTFWYPSTPIGLFTEVDGIKVIAGKEFSLIGRVPEHTSNVFKIGSTEAAAVLLDSQENLDNYLPKSIANLRVIDLPKAVTDCINASVDEFDVSLQKILLEASSFGKASIIKASFDSELFVKACERIKLLNYLRKIGILVTNDEYNHLTFDRVCDILKLRNNYYECLQICKITKNITKTENIFIDWACTKVLTSVDQSDDSLYDSITLRQKEIPNGQRVSMINIAHTAFLEGRLGLARKLMLLENRPELKTMGLLELDDDNMALQEVMKTYSPELILSLLLKCRPKLTVAQFTKLLILGMSDNQIFLYFAESDKEFLFDFFRQQDNYVDLARLFVFQGVKNGSLQPFLPQIRDLYAKTGSNSIVKENIQLFEKQNKLWDYQENLSSIFNENFTNLTLDKTLSKLIEMKMDKQVTDFVKKLKINDKRYYHCKCKTLIDTKRFGELHSFAKERKSPIGYLPFYKYLFKKGHKKEASVYIEFITRVTLKEKIDMYCKCENYLEAIKIAEKDQNLQELNNILKILPSDQTQLKNLINDILNGI